One bacterium genomic window, CCTGGAGAACATGCGGAACACGGATGATCTGGAGCAGATCATAGAGTCGTATTTCAACGGAACATTACTGCCGATTGACACGGAGTGATGGTGAGAAGTTTTGGGAAAACAAAAAGCCGGCATAAATGCCGGCTTTTTTGATGGATTGGCGAGACAGCTATATTTCAGGTGATTCGTGCTTCTTGACCCAAATCGCAAACAGCACCATACCGATCGCTGAAGCAATTCCGACCAGTGCGAACGAGTACCACAGTTCATAGGGTTGGTATTTGTCCCACAACACCTGGGTCGCGGCACGGGCATCCAATCCGCTGACTTCCTGCAGTTTTTGGAAAGCGATAGTTCGTTCGACATCCATCATCTGGTACTTTTCTGCGAGGTAGCTGATGGCGAGATTGGCTTTGTCGCCCATCTTGTCATAGACTGAGCCGGCGACATAGGAACCGATAAACCACCCAATCGCATTCGGGATATTTGCATATCCCATGAAGAGCCCCTTTTGTCCTTCGGGGGCAATGACGCCGAGATAGTCCTGCATTTTAGGCGAAGCCAACATCTCACCGACAGAGAAAACCAGAATCCCCAGCATGCAAAGCGCTCCGGATTGGGTGAATCCTGCAAAAACGAGACCCAGGGATCCCACCACGATGCCAGCGGTAATGGAAGTAACGCGACGCATTCTGTTGACCCACCAGGAGACCAATACGACGGTCAAGATGATCAAGCCTGAGTTGAAATTGATCATCCACTCCTGCGAAAGTTGAGGAGGGCGATCTGAATTGAGATCGAGCATGAAGTTGGGGAGGTTTAAGGCGTTCACCAGGTTGGTACTGTCGACCCAATCGACAATAAAATTGGGAAGCATGTCAAAAAGTTGGTTGAACATTAGCCAGAAGCCTGACATGATAAAAACAAAGACAGTCAAGCGCGTCAATAGGATGCCGTCATCTTTGATCTGGATCAGGTTTTTAGCGGTCAGTTTGGCCAGTTTCCAGACACCGCCGGTCTGTTCGCCACCTGCATGAACCTCTTTGTAGGTGAAGAGCATGAGGAAATTGAGCGAGACGATTACCGCACACCCATAGAAAACTGCGGGCCAGGACCAGCCATAGAGGAAGTGTGCAAGCGGCGGTCCAAGAAACCCTCCGACATTAACCAGCATGTAAAACATCCCCCACCCTACGGAGCTATTCTTGGTGTCAAGAGATTGGCACATCGTCCCCTGAACACCCGGTTTGAAAGTAGCGGTGCCGGTGGCGAGAATCAAACACCCGGCCATAAATGGCCAGAACTCGCGCTGCGTCGCCATCAGGAGATATCCGATTATTTTGATTGCCACCGAAAAGGCGATTGTTTTTTTGTATCCGTAACGGTCAGCAATACCACCCGTGAAAACCGGGACGAGCGACTGCACCAATGCCCACCAACCGAAAATAATCCCCTTGTCAGTCTGGGAGAAATGGAGTCCGCCGATTTCGTCAGCCTGGGCGATGTAGATAGGGATCACCACACGGACGCCATAGTAGGCAAGGCGTTCAAACATCTCCATGATGTTGACCATCCAGAACGGTCGTGGAAGGTGAAGGAGTTGGGTGAATAGCGTTTCTTTGGGAGGGTCAGTCAGGACAGTACCGGTTGTACGTTCAGCCATCGCATCATTCCTGTGGTTAAGGCGAAAGGGACAAAGAACAGCATGGGCGCGGCGATGTCAACGAGAAACTGTTATCGGACAGAGAATTGAGGAGCGATAACGGATATCCTGCCCCATGCTCCATGGGGTCCCCACACTTGCTATACAGAAAAAAGGGGATCGATGGCGTACGAAGAGTGCGTGGGTCCACTCTGTTGCCCAAACAGAATGAACATTCAACCGGGTAACACCCCCTTTCAGGAGGTTTTCATGAATCGCAAAGGATTGAGCTTAACAGGTATCGTGGCAACAGCAGGATTGTTGCTGGGAATGGTCGGCTGTTCCGACAACCCTGTGGCTCCCATGAAGACTTCGGTACAGTCCGGGCAACGCGACTTTACCGAAAATCAGGTTCGCGGGCAGGTCGAGATTTACGGCCGAGTCGCGACGACAAATACTACAACCAACTCCTTGACCGTTACCGGTCACTCCTATGATGTCCAGGTTCCTTCGGGCGCTGAACTGGTCTTCAAAGATGGCGGATCGGAGACGCCGATCGAATTCAGTCAGATCGCCGTTGGTGATTCGATTGAAGTTCGCGGCAATGGGTCGGGAAATGTTTTGACGGCCGACCGCGTTCGGATCCGTCCAAACGACAATGCGAATACTGAGCTGGAGTTTGGCGGACGGATCGAGTTTGTGGACACCGTTACCAACCAGATCAAGCTGGTCAATGATGCGCGCATGATCTTCGCGGCGCCGTTCGCGGAATTGGTGCAGAGAAATGAAGATGCGGAGACGTTCATTACGCTTGGCGCGATCCGTGTTGGCGATTCTGTTGAAATCAAAGGGAATTCACAAACCGATGGCTCCATCCTTGCCTCACGTGTTCGCGTACGCATGGATCAGATGTCCGGTGGCGACGATTTCCGGGCCGAGATCGAGTTCAAAACCACTATTCTCAGTGTTGACTATGCCAACGGAACTCTCCTGACCGCATTTTGCTGGCAGGTTGTGACCGACTCCATGACCTTCATCTTTGGTTCTTCGGAGTCGGAAGATATCGGATCTACTGGGGCGGCCGCACGTCGGGGGCATGATGACAATCCTATCGATTCAACGCGTACTCGCCTGACCCTTGCTGATCTCAAGGTCGGCGATACGATAGAGGTCTGGGGGAATCACCTCCCGAACGGCGCCATCTACGCGGTGGCGATCGAGGTCGAGGACTCTCCCTCCAACCCGCGTATGGAAGTTGAGTTCACTGATATCCTGGCCTCGGTGGACGCTTCGAGCCGAATCGTTACGTTTGTCGGTGAGGACCGGATGGGAACCGTTGACTGGATGGCTGATCTTTCCGGACTCAACAATGAGCCGCTCCAACTGGAGAACTTCGCGGCGGGTATGCGTGTCGAAGTTAAGGGATTTGTCAGCGATGGGCAGTTGAATATCGTGCGAATGCACCGCGAAGATTCCAGTATGTAAGACAAAGTACGAACCGTCGGCTGAAAAGTCGGCGGCGTGAGGACCGAGCCACGGCCGGCGATAGTGAGGTGTCGCCGGTCTGTGGCTTTCGTCCAGACCAGTACAGGATCTAAATGTCGATAGAATTGCCCGAGGGGCTCAAATCTGCTTGCGAAAGGACAATCGGCCTGATATGTTTCCGCAGGAACGAGATAACTTCCACCACAACAGAAACTTACATGACCCACACTCGGCCAAACCGACCGTCGATACTCGTATGAAACGATCAGACAGAGATATTTGGGCAGACCTCATGGCCGGGCGATCACAAGCCTGGAACGAGATCGTTGACAAGTATCAGCCGTTGGTCTATGCGGTCGCCACGAGAGCGGGATTATCAATGGCCGACGCGGCGGATTGCTTTCAGCAGACGTTTGTGTTGCTCTATCAGAACCGACAAAAGATCTCCGATCCAAGTCGCATTTCAGCCTGGTTAGTGACGACATCGAAACGGGAGTCGATCCGATTGTCGCGTCAGGCTCGCGCTGTACGTGATTCTTCCGTGATGGCTGAACAGGTCGATGCCTCCCCCCTGGCGGATGAGACTCTCGAACGGTTGGAGAGTCAGTCGCGGCTGGAGATCGGCCTTGGGCAGCTTGATGACAGGTGTCGGGCACTGCTCAGGGCGCTTTTCTTTTCTCCGGAAGAACTTTCTTATGAACAGGTGGCCAAATCGGTCGGTATCGCTTTCAACAGCCTTGGACCGATACGGGGGCGTTGCCTGAATCGCCTCAAGAAGATACTTGAGGAGCAGGATCTGGCAGATGTACGAAAATAGGCTGGAGTTTCTCTGTTGGCCGAAGCCAGAAAGCAACTTGTAGGGAAATGAGTATGGAAAAGCATCCAAGCAGACAGCAATTGATCTCCGCCGCGCAGACGAAACAACAGACGTTGAACGACCACTTGGCGGTCTGTGACGATTGCCGAACGCTGTTTGAATTATATCGCCAGTTTCCTGTCACCGGAGAGCTCTCCTTGCAGGATGCACCATCGGGGTGGATCGCCAAGGCGAAGGAAATTGTAGCATCCAGCAATCCGCTGACAAAATTGCATGGAATGATCGCGCGGCTGGCGTTTGACTCTTGGTCGCTACCGGCGGCTGTAGGCGTGAGGAGCCAGACGGTTGAACAGGACAGGCGACTCCGATTTGAGATCGGGCCGTTCTTGTTGGATATCCGGGCGGAGCGCCAGAGTTCGGGGTGGGATTTCACCGCCCAGGTGACCGGCGACCAGCCTCTCGGAGATGGAGTGATCCTGCGAGTTGATCGACAGGAGATCAAGGCAAATGAACTTGGCTTCTTTCAATGGAGTTCAGGCAAGCCGCCGCGTCATATTAGCGTGAATGCAGGCGATGTACGGCTCGAACTTCCGGAGATGACGTGGAAACAGAAGCCACAAAGCTGAGTGCGGCGGTAGATCGCTTTCTGTCCAGCGGAAAACTGAATGGGACTGATCCGTCTGTTCTGGCCAAGGCGATCGATGATCGGATGCGAATCGAAGCGCAGAAGTCGCTAAAGCAGGCGCTGGTGAGTGCCCGTCGTTTCGCTCGATTCGCGTCGACCAACCCTTCTCCCCTCCCTTTGACCGGCTATCGGGTCCTCGCTCGTATCACACATATGTCAGCCCGTCATGCAGATGCCGAACAAGCGTATCTGAAGGCACGCGCCCTTGCCAAAACCGATCCAATGGTCACCGGCAGGATCGACCGGGCGTTGATCGATGTTTACATGTATCTGGGGAATTTTTCCGAATCACGCAAGCGAGCAAGATCGGCGATTCGCGCATTCGAAAAGGTCAATGCGACAGCTGATGTCGCCATGACCCGTGTCAATCTGGGCAACCTGCTGCATCGACAGGATAAACATCGCGATGCAGAGCGGATATACGCCCAGGCTCAAGCGTATTTTCAGTCGGCGGGCGATGAGTTGTCGGTAGCCCGCTGTCAGTATAACCGAGCGAACACACTGGTACAGTTGTTCGATTTTGCGGCGGCAGAACCGTTGTATCGCTCCTCGCGAGATATTTATCTCAAACACTCATTCGAGCTGGATGCGACGGACGCCAAGTATGGTCTCGCCTGGTTAGCGATGTTGCGTGGCGAATTCCACGTTGCACTCATAGAATTGGCTGAATGTGAAGCGGCGTACCGGACGGCCGGGCAACCGAAAGGAACTGCCGTCTGTGAACTTGATAGAGCCGAAGTTTACCTTGGGCTGAATCTGCTGACGGATGCACTGGAAGCATCACGAAGCGCTGAGGCACAGTTCCGCCGAATGGCGCATCGATATGAGCAGTCCAAAGCGGCGCTGTTTCGGGCGAAAGCGGCATTTGGATTGGGCTTACAGACCGAGGCTGAACAGGCAGCCCGGCGTGCAATTAGTGGATTTGAAGCAGACAAGAACGACGGATTTCTGGGCGCGTCTTATCTTGTTCATTCGCAGAACTTGAAAGAGAAGAAAACTCGTGAGCAAGAACTTGCTCGCGCCCGTGGGAGATTCACCAAGGCGCAACTCCCGCTCTGGCAGGCGGTCTGTGATCTCTACGACGCGGCGGACAGTCGGCACGCCCGACGCGCTTTTGGCAGACTTTCGAGCAACCGAGCGGTCCGGGAGGTCCCTCACCTGTTTGCTCATTGGCAGACGATGCTTGGGGATGCCGCAGAGAACGCGGGTGACAGGCAGAACGCCATACGGTGCTGGAAACGGGCAGCGGATCGGCTGGATGCCGTGCGCGCTCAGTTGCCTCCGTTGGAGCTAAGGAGTCAGTTTGCGACCGGACAGTCTTCGCCTCATCGAAAATTGATCGAGTCAGAGCTTGACCGTTCGGCGGACCGGGCCGCCGCATGGTCAGAACGATACAAAACGGCCGGGGTCTGGGCGCCACTTTCCTCGCTGGGTGCGTCATCGGATCAGCGGAAACGGGCGGAGATGAGCCTGGTGGAACTGGCGGCACAAGTGGCCGCACTGTCACGCCAGATCGGGGGCGTAGCCGGCGAACGGGGAGAACTTTCAGTAGAGGCTCATCGGAACGTGACGCGACTCCAGAAACAGGTTCGGCTGGACCTTGCCTCAGCAGAGATCGGCGCGTCGGGATCGGTAGACAGCATTGATCAGATCATGCGTGAAATCAGCGTGGTCTCGAGCAAGTTGCCGATTGTCCAGTTTCATATGACGGACACGGATGTTGTGGCATTTGTACATCAGTCGGGTAAAACTCGGGTTACCCGGGTGCGAAATGGTCGTTCGCTGTTGGCAGAGGCGATGCGGCAATGGCGGTTTATCCTCGAGACTGAATTGCTGGCGCAGCATCTCCCCTCTCGTAATCAGATCATGGCCGAGGAGCGGTTTTTTGCACAATTGGCGGATCAGTTCTGGAAGCCGCTGGAGATGGAGTCATCGGCCAAGCGACTCCTGCTCCTTCCGGAAGGGGACCTTGCCAATCTCCCCTGGCAGGCGATGCAGGTTGACGGATCACCATTGATTGAGCGCCACCACTTTACGCTGGCCCCGAGCCTTAGACATTTCGTCCATGCCTGCAGTATTGCCGTCCGATCGCAGACAATAGAGTTATTTGAAGGAGCGGTGGCGGACCTTCCAAGTGTTTCCGATGAACTTCGGGGGCTCTCTGAGCGTTCTCCAAACAACAGCCGGGTTCATCGGGCGGCGACCCGTGCCGATTGGCCGACCGGGGGCGAAGCCAGGATCTGGCATTATTCCGGTCACGCAAATTTGCGACCGGACAACCCATTTTACTCGTCTCTTAGTCTGGTGGATGGCCCGATGTTTGCGGCGGATTTCAGGCTTCGGGAGGCGCGAGTCGGGTTGGTGACGTTGGCGGCCTGTCGATCGGGCCAGCAGGTCGCACTACCAGGCGAGGAATCGACAGGGCTGGTCCGTTCTCTCCTGGAAATGGGGGCCCGGAACGTGATCGCCGGCTATTGGCCGGTATCGGATCGTTCGACTGCTGTATGGATGAATCGCTTTTACGAACAGTTTTTATCGGGTGAATCGCTGGCCGAATCGGCTCGTGAAGCCGCAATGACGGTGCGCCAGAAGTTTCCTTCGGCTTACCATTGGGCGGCTTTCGCAATCCACGGCGCGGGAGAATAAGGGATCAGATATGATGTACCGAAATCTACGAATAGCGCTCCTGTTGGCTCTCTTTCTGGCGAGCATGGCGGGTGAATCTCGTGCCGGAACCAGCGGCGACTTTGTCCCCGGTGAAATGGTTTGCCAGGTGACCGCTAATTATACGATCGACTCGATCCATGCACAGTACGGGACCACATTTGGTCGGTACCTGAGCCATATCTCCGCCTATTTGCTCTATACGGCTCCGGGGCAGGATGCAGAGAGTCTGGCGGCGGTGATCGCGCTTGAACCGGAAGTCATTTACTGTGCCGCTAACTACCTTCTCGATGCACCGGAAGCGGTCCAATCGAGCCAGCCGTTCCTTGATGCGGTACCTTCGCTCGATCCGCTAACGCAGCCAGCGGCGACCACGTTACGAATTCCCCAGACGCAGGCGATCACTGGTGGTAATGGGGTGAGCGTGGGGATAATCGATGCCGGGATCGATCCAACCAACCCAGCGCTGACCACACAAGTAACATCCGGGTATGATTATGTAGCAGGTGATTCGATAGCGGTTGATGAGCCCGGCGGAGTGGCATCGGGGCATGGAACTTTTGTCGCTGGAATTGTCAATTTGGTGGCGCCTGATGCTCAGTTGGTAGCCTACCGTGTTCTCGACACGACAGGTCGTGGCAATGGGTTTACGATCGCTGAAGCTTTGCTTGATGCGGTTGAGGCTGGATGTAAAGTAGTCAACCTCAGTATCGTCATGAATGGTAAGCATGACGTATTGGATGCGGCGATCGAGTATGCCCGCAACCAGAATGTCATGGTAATCGCGGCGGCGGGGAATGATTCGAGTGAAGTGGAGCTCTTCCCTGCGTCGGATTCATACGTGCTTTCGGTCGCATCGCTTGATTCAAACGATATGAAGTCCGAATTCTCCAACTACAATAACAAGGTTGATATCGCAGCGCCGGGGCGACAGATATACGCACCATTTCTGGATTCAGCCTACGCCTGGTGGGATGGAACCAGCTTTGCGGCTCCCTTTGTGGCGGCGACGGCAGCGCTGGTCTATTCGGTAAACCCGACAGCTACATGGCAGGATGTACGCGACGCGTTGCTATTGACGGCCGTTGATATCGATGGCGTGAATCCACTCTACGCAGGGAAACTTGGAGCGGGGCGAATCGATCCGCTGGCGGCGGTAGCGTATGCGCAGGGGAACTGTTGCATCGGCGTGACAGGAGATATAGATGGCGCGGGGACAACAGACCTGTCTGATCTGTCGCGCTTGATCACCCATTTGACGGTGGGCGGGTCTTTCATTACTTGTCCGGCGGAAGCAAACTTGGACGGAGTCGGCGGGGTTGACCTGACCGACCTGGCGTTGCTTATCGGGTACATTGTTGGGCAGGATGTCACCTTTGCCCCCTGTCAGCAATAGTAGTTAAGAGAGAAGATCGCTCGTTCCTGTGCGGCTGTCGTGAATGCGGCAGCCGTTTTTCATGCATAATAGGACTTGCCGGGTTCGGGGTTACCGCTGTACCTTTCCATCCATGCGGTCACTCCGTAGTTCATTAGTCGACTGTCTCACACAGACACAATACACCCCGAAAATATTAATCACTTCAGCGTAAGGAAAGAGGCGCTATGCGAACATTCCTCTCGGTATGTCTTGCCCTGCTGTTGCTCGGTATAACCGTGCAGGCGGCGACCGGCGAGATCCAGCTCGATGTGAAGAAGAAAGTTCTCTCGAACGGCATGCGAATACTGGTATTAGAGAATCATGCCGCGCCGGTTTTTTCCACGATCATTCGATTTAACACCGGATCAGTGGATGAAGAACCGGGGATAACCGGTGTGTCGCATTTGCTGGAACATATGCTCTTTAAAGGGACCAAAACGATCGGCACCAGCAATTATGCCGCCGAGGTTCCTTTAATGAAGAAGATCGATTCACTAGCAGCGCTGATGAAAGCAGAGTTGGTGAAGCTGGCCGATCCGCTCAAAGCGACCGACTCTTCAAGGTACTTTGGCTTGAAGAAAGAGATCGCGGAGGTTCAATCGATCCAGAAGCAGTACGTTATCAAAGACGAACTGTGGGGCGCTTACCTGGCGAGCGGCGGAAGCGGTCTGAATGCATCGACCGGCAATGACGGGACGCAATATTATGTATCTCTGCCGAAGAATTGCCTTGAGCTGTGGATGTATCTCGAGTCAGATCGTCTTGAGAATCTGGTCCTTCGCGAATTCTACTCCGAACGCGACGTGGTAATGGAAGAGCGTCGGCTTCGCACGGAAAACGATCCATTCGGCAAACTGGATGAATCGTTGAGCGCGGCAATGTTCTGGGCATCGGGGTATCATTGGCCGGTAGTCGGCTGGATGAGCGATCTGATGACAGTGAGTCGCGAACAGGTGGAGGAGTATTTCCGCACTCACTATTCCCCCGCCAACGCGGTGGCGGTAGTGGTTGGCGACGTGAACGCCGAGGAAGTGTTTGCTTTGGCGGACAAGTATTTTTCAAAGGTCCCCTCTCTCCCCGCTCCTCCGCCGGTGGTCAGTCGGGATGCAGACCAGTCGGGTGAGCGTCGGGTCGAAGTTGAGATGGATGCCAACCCGCAGGCATTTATCGGATGGAACATTCCGCAGATCGGGCATCCGGATGGCGCGGCACTGGAAGCGGTTGCCAGCATACTCTCCGGCGGGCGGACCAGTCGGTTCTATAAAGCGATCCGCGAAAAGAAGTTGGGAAACGCGAATGCGTCGGCCGGAGGCTCGCGTTTTCCGGGAGCGTTTAATGTCACGATTACGCCGTTCGGCAACCATACCACGGCCGAACTGGAAGAGGCAGTGTATGCCGAGATCGAACGGCTGAAAACCGAGCCGGTTTCAACCTGGGAACTGGAGAAAATGCGCAATCAGGTAGATGCATCTTTGATCCGCTCAATGGAATCAAACAACGGGCTGGCGTTTCGCATTGCCAGCAGTGAAAGCATTACCGGCGACTGGCACTATTTCCTGCAGAGTCGTGAGGAATTGAAAAAGGTCACTGCAGAAGATATCATGCGTGTGGCCAATCAGTACCTGACCAAGTCGAATCGGACAGTCGCTTTTATCACCAAGACCCCGAAAGCCCAGTCTGGCGGACGGCCCGGGAAGCAGAGCTAAAAGGAGCAGAACGTGAAATATATTTACACATTCCTGATGATCCTGCTGCTGGCCTCGGTGGCATTTGGCGAGGGTCCGGTGGCCAAGTCGGAAGGATCCAAGATGATCGCCAAACTCACGGGGAAGCAAGGCGATCTTCGAATACCCAAAGTTGGAGTTGATGTCGAGCGAGTGGTTTTGGAGAATGGAATGGTCCTCTATCTGTATGAGAATCACCGTTTCCCGGTCCTGAATATCAATACCCTCATTCGATGCGGCAGTGTCTATGATCCAAGCGACAAGGATGGTTTGTCATCGTTGGTCGGGACGGTTATGCGGACGGGAGGCACAACCACGATCTCAGGTGACTCGCTCAATATGCTGATGGAATATGCGGGCGGTTCGCTTGAAACGCGCATTATGGACGAGATGGGTACGGCCAGTCTCAATGTCCTCTCCAAAGATATGGAAATGGGCTTGAAGTTGTGGGCGGATCTGCTTCGCAATCCGGCCTTCCCTGCCGAAAAGCTGGAGTTGGCCAAAGTTGATATTCGCAACTCGATCAAGCGTCGCAATGACGAGCCTGGATCGGTCACCAACCGATATTTCAATAAGCTGGTTTACGGGGACCACCCGAACGGGCGAATTCTCGAATGGGCGACGGTCAAGGCGTTGACGACGGACGATCTGATCGCCTACCACAAGAAGTTTTTCGTTCCGAATAATATTATCGTGGGGATATCGGGGGACTTCAAGAGAGACGAGCTGATCGCGAAATTGCAGGCGTTGGTCGGTGACTGGCAGAAATCTGCGGCTCTCCCCGCTCCCCCGCCGGAGGTGACGTTTGCCACCAAGCCGGGCGTATACGAAGTGATCAAGGATATCAACCAGGCAAATATCCGGATCGGTGAATTGGGGATCAAGCGGGACAACCCTGATCGGTATGCGATCGGAATGATGAACTATATTCTGGGAGGCGGGTCATTCACTTCCCGACTGACTTCGCGGGTCAGATCCGACGAAGGTCTCGCTTATCGTGCGGGTTCGAGCTTTGATATCGACTCCCGTGACTACGGCGTTTTTGCGGCGTACTGTCAAACCAAGAGTGCGACTGCCTACAAGGCGACCAAAATCATCATGGAAGAGATCGCCAAGATTCGGACGGAGGGGGCAAATCAGGATGAGTTGACTGATGCCAAGAATGCGGCGATTAATCGCTTCGTTTTCAATTTCGACACCAGCGGAAAGATCGTGTCGAACCTGATGTCACTGGAATACAATGGCCTGCCGACTGATTTCTATGACAATTATCAGGCAAACGTCGCCAAGGTGACGCTTGACGATATCAAGGCGGTGGCGCAGAAGTATCTCAACCCGGATCAACTGACCCTTGTCGTGGTCGGGAAACCGGAGACATTTGACAAGCCACTTGACGAATTCGGTAAGGTTGAGACGATCGAATTGGTCGATCCAGTTCTGGAATAACCGAATGATGTCGTGATTATTCTTAGCCCGCTTTCGATCGAAGGCGGGTTTTTTATTGGAGTCGGATGCTGGAGAGATAGAGTGACAGGGAATCGGTCGGACGGTGCGCAAAAAGAACTATCGTCCCCA contains:
- a CDS encoding CHAT domain-containing protein, whose protein sequence is METEATKLSAAVDRFLSSGKLNGTDPSVLAKAIDDRMRIEAQKSLKQALVSARRFARFASTNPSPLPLTGYRVLARITHMSARHADAEQAYLKARALAKTDPMVTGRIDRALIDVYMYLGNFSESRKRARSAIRAFEKVNATADVAMTRVNLGNLLHRQDKHRDAERIYAQAQAYFQSAGDELSVARCQYNRANTLVQLFDFAAAEPLYRSSRDIYLKHSFELDATDAKYGLAWLAMLRGEFHVALIELAECEAAYRTAGQPKGTAVCELDRAEVYLGLNLLTDALEASRSAEAQFRRMAHRYEQSKAALFRAKAAFGLGLQTEAEQAARRAISGFEADKNDGFLGASYLVHSQNLKEKKTREQELARARGRFTKAQLPLWQAVCDLYDAADSRHARRAFGRLSSNRAVREVPHLFAHWQTMLGDAAENAGDRQNAIRCWKRAADRLDAVRAQLPPLELRSQFATGQSSPHRKLIESELDRSADRAAAWSERYKTAGVWAPLSSLGASSDQRKRAEMSLVELAAQVAALSRQIGGVAGERGELSVEAHRNVTRLQKQVRLDLASAEIGASGSVDSIDQIMREISVVSSKLPIVQFHMTDTDVVAFVHQSGKTRVTRVRNGRSLLAEAMRQWRFILETELLAQHLPSRNQIMAEERFFAQLADQFWKPLEMESSAKRLLLLPEGDLANLPWQAMQVDGSPLIERHHFTLAPSLRHFVHACSIAVRSQTIELFEGAVADLPSVSDELRGLSERSPNNSRVHRAATRADWPTGGEARIWHYSGHANLRPDNPFYSSLSLVDGPMFAADFRLREARVGLVTLAACRSGQQVALPGEESTGLVRSLLEMGARNVIAGYWPVSDRSTAVWMNRFYEQFLSGESLAESAREAAMTVRQKFPSAYHWAAFAIHGAGE
- a CDS encoding S8 family serine peptidase; this encodes MMYRNLRIALLLALFLASMAGESRAGTSGDFVPGEMVCQVTANYTIDSIHAQYGTTFGRYLSHISAYLLYTAPGQDAESLAAVIALEPEVIYCAANYLLDAPEAVQSSQPFLDAVPSLDPLTQPAATTLRIPQTQAITGGNGVSVGIIDAGIDPTNPALTTQVTSGYDYVAGDSIAVDEPGGVASGHGTFVAGIVNLVAPDAQLVAYRVLDTTGRGNGFTIAEALLDAVEAGCKVVNLSIVMNGKHDVLDAAIEYARNQNVMVIAAAGNDSSEVELFPASDSYVLSVASLDSNDMKSEFSNYNNKVDIAAPGRQIYAPFLDSAYAWWDGTSFAAPFVAATAALVYSVNPTATWQDVRDALLLTAVDIDGVNPLYAGKLGAGRIDPLAAVAYAQGNCCIGVTGDIDGAGTTDLSDLSRLITHLTVGGSFITCPAEANLDGVGGVDLTDLALLIGYIVGQDVTFAPCQQ
- a CDS encoding sigma-70 family RNA polymerase sigma factor, with the translated sequence MKRSDRDIWADLMAGRSQAWNEIVDKYQPLVYAVATRAGLSMADAADCFQQTFVLLYQNRQKISDPSRISAWLVTTSKRESIRLSRQARAVRDSSVMAEQVDASPLADETLERLESQSRLEIGLGQLDDRCRALLRALFFSPEELSYEQVAKSVGIAFNSLGPIRGRCLNRLKKILEEQDLADVRK
- a CDS encoding insulinase family protein, producing MKYIYTFLMILLLASVAFGEGPVAKSEGSKMIAKLTGKQGDLRIPKVGVDVERVVLENGMVLYLYENHRFPVLNINTLIRCGSVYDPSDKDGLSSLVGTVMRTGGTTTISGDSLNMLMEYAGGSLETRIMDEMGTASLNVLSKDMEMGLKLWADLLRNPAFPAEKLELAKVDIRNSIKRRNDEPGSVTNRYFNKLVYGDHPNGRILEWATVKALTTDDLIAYHKKFFVPNNIIVGISGDFKRDELIAKLQALVGDWQKSAALPAPPPEVTFATKPGVYEVIKDINQANIRIGELGIKRDNPDRYAIGMMNYILGGGSFTSRLTSRVRSDEGLAYRAGSSFDIDSRDYGVFAAYCQTKSATAYKATKIIMEEIAKIRTEGANQDELTDAKNAAINRFVFNFDTSGKIVSNLMSLEYNGLPTDFYDNYQANVAKVTLDDIKAVAQKYLNPDQLTLVVVGKPETFDKPLDEFGKVETIELVDPVLE
- a CDS encoding insulinase family protein, with the translated sequence MRTFLSVCLALLLLGITVQAATGEIQLDVKKKVLSNGMRILVLENHAAPVFSTIIRFNTGSVDEEPGITGVSHLLEHMLFKGTKTIGTSNYAAEVPLMKKIDSLAALMKAELVKLADPLKATDSSRYFGLKKEIAEVQSIQKQYVIKDELWGAYLASGGSGLNASTGNDGTQYYVSLPKNCLELWMYLESDRLENLVLREFYSERDVVMEERRLRTENDPFGKLDESLSAAMFWASGYHWPVVGWMSDLMTVSREQVEEYFRTHYSPANAVAVVVGDVNAEEVFALADKYFSKVPSLPAPPPVVSRDADQSGERRVEVEMDANPQAFIGWNIPQIGHPDGAALEAVASILSGGRTSRFYKAIREKKLGNANASAGGSRFPGAFNVTITPFGNHTTAELEEAVYAEIERLKTEPVSTWELEKMRNQVDASLIRSMESNNGLAFRIASSESITGDWHYFLQSREELKKVTAEDIMRVANQYLTKSNRTVAFITKTPKAQSGGRPGKQS
- a CDS encoding MFS transporter, with translation MAERTTGTVLTDPPKETLFTQLLHLPRPFWMVNIMEMFERLAYYGVRVVIPIYIAQADEIGGLHFSQTDKGIIFGWWALVQSLVPVFTGGIADRYGYKKTIAFSVAIKIIGYLLMATQREFWPFMAGCLILATGTATFKPGVQGTMCQSLDTKNSSVGWGMFYMLVNVGGFLGPPLAHFLYGWSWPAVFYGCAVIVSLNFLMLFTYKEVHAGGEQTGGVWKLAKLTAKNLIQIKDDGILLTRLTVFVFIMSGFWLMFNQLFDMLPNFIVDWVDSTNLVNALNLPNFMLDLNSDRPPQLSQEWMINFNSGLIILTVVLVSWWVNRMRRVTSITAGIVVGSLGLVFAGFTQSGALCMLGILVFSVGEMLASPKMQDYLGVIAPEGQKGLFMGYANIPNAIGWFIGSYVAGSVYDKMGDKANLAISYLAEKYQMMDVERTIAFQKLQEVSGLDARAATQVLWDKYQPYELWYSFALVGIASAIGMVLFAIWVKKHESPEI